Proteins encoded in a region of the Paucibacter sediminis genome:
- the lpxC gene encoding UDP-3-O-acyl-N-acetylglucosamine deacetylase has translation MLKQRTLKSLTRAVGVGIHSGQKVEITLRPAAPNTGIVFRRVDLATPVDIPVRADTVCDTRMATTISPGGDPGAPKVQTIEHLLSACAGLGLDNLYVDINADEVPVLDGSAASFVFLLQSAGIELQNVPKRFLRVKKAVEVRQGEGKRLMWARLEPHHGYTLSFQIEFDNPAVSATGQHYVFDMGSGQYKKEIARARTFGMTKDIELMRSRGLTLGGAMDNAIVVDDYRVLNADGLRYDDEFVKHKILDAIGDMQVAGYPLLAAYTSFKGGHALNNKLLRALLADESAYDIVTFEDEAAAPRGFAELAPAW, from the coding sequence ATGCTGAAGCAAAGAACCCTCAAGTCGCTGACCCGTGCCGTCGGCGTGGGCATCCACAGCGGCCAGAAGGTCGAGATCACGCTGCGGCCCGCCGCGCCCAATACCGGCATCGTGTTCCGCCGCGTCGATCTGGCCACGCCGGTGGACATCCCGGTGCGCGCCGACACCGTCTGCGACACCCGCATGGCCACCACCATCAGCCCCGGCGGCGACCCCGGCGCGCCCAAGGTGCAGACCATCGAGCACCTGCTGTCGGCCTGCGCCGGCCTGGGTCTGGACAATCTCTACGTCGACATCAATGCCGACGAGGTGCCGGTGCTGGACGGCTCGGCTGCCAGCTTCGTGTTCCTGCTGCAGAGCGCGGGCATCGAGCTGCAGAACGTGCCCAAGCGCTTTCTGCGTGTGAAGAAGGCCGTGGAAGTGCGCCAGGGCGAGGGCAAGCGCCTGATGTGGGCCAGGCTGGAGCCACACCATGGCTACACGCTCTCCTTCCAGATCGAGTTCGACAACCCGGCGGTCTCCGCCACCGGCCAGCACTATGTGTTCGACATGGGCAGCGGCCAGTACAAGAAGGAGATCGCGCGCGCCCGCACCTTCGGCATGACCAAGGACATCGAGCTGATGCGCTCGCGCGGCCTCACCCTGGGCGGTGCGATGGACAACGCCATCGTGGTGGACGACTACCGCGTGCTGAATGCCGACGGCCTGCGCTACGACGACGAGTTCGTCAAGCACAAGATCCTCGACGCCATCGGCGACATGCAGGTGGCCGGTTATCCGCTGCTGGCGGCCTACACCTCCTTCAAGGGCGGGCATGCGCTCAACAACAAGCTGCTGCGCGCCCTGCTGGCGGACGAGAGCGCCTACGACATCGTCACCTTCGAGGACGAGGCCGCGGCCCCGCGCGGCTTCGCCGAGCTGGCGCCGGCCTGGTAA
- a CDS encoding sensor histidine kinase, which produces MRSFLACIGLLAFCLLGLAAPAQAQQAAQAGQAELAVSDWSRQDLKAWWAGLRAIDGAQGDLPAHLQPPSDPKAWKPVRLPDVQETPRAGTEEQPAYQMRWYRLRYEPEHERWPTSLALYMPRLVTLAAAVLVRTDQGWRPVFDNQNGAREQWVRPLWVVLPAALSDLHKGKAIELVVAAPVYTGSLFAVSSVRLGPRDELEPAYNWRWGLQIGVPLATGMTLVVLGAFALSLWLKRRDEPAYLLFALACLAWLFRNLHYSLDMPSTKLALDWFWWATHASMAWVMLLIFMFALRFAHRRFARFELGLGAFVLASSLLSVPVMGRLYDSVVVLHLANAVVGVLGTAFVVRVAWREGSAELRWISLSLMAGLVLGLHDLGMLAGWWGAEHIYLMPFSTLIVLASFLYAVQCRYVGALRQNEFANEQLAQRLVAQGTALQSQHDRLRESERQQALLVERQRLMQDMHDGLGSSLLSAMVAVGQGTMEQDQVVEVLRECVDDLRLVIDSLEPVGHDLVSLLATMRYRLGKRLQAGGLKLEWDVHDLPQLDWLEPPDALHVLRLMQEALNNALKHARATRVRIVTRDLGSKIEIRVEDDGEGFDIETVQRGRGLRGLQKRAKHLGGSLRVESSPGHGTVMTLRLPVNRDSREPLDDPPSA; this is translated from the coding sequence GTGAGGTCCTTTCTCGCCTGCATTGGCCTGCTGGCTTTCTGCCTGCTGGGCTTGGCCGCACCCGCGCAGGCGCAGCAGGCCGCTCAGGCCGGTCAAGCCGAACTGGCCGTCTCCGACTGGTCCCGCCAGGACCTCAAGGCCTGGTGGGCCGGCCTGCGCGCCATCGACGGCGCGCAGGGCGATCTGCCCGCCCATCTGCAACCGCCCAGCGATCCCAAGGCCTGGAAGCCGGTGCGCCTGCCCGATGTGCAGGAGACGCCGCGCGCCGGCACCGAGGAGCAGCCCGCCTACCAGATGCGCTGGTACCGGCTGCGTTACGAACCCGAGCACGAGCGCTGGCCCACCAGCCTGGCGCTCTATATGCCGCGCCTGGTCACGCTGGCGGCGGCGGTGCTGGTGCGCACCGACCAGGGCTGGCGCCCGGTGTTCGACAACCAGAACGGCGCGCGCGAGCAATGGGTGCGGCCGCTGTGGGTGGTGCTGCCCGCGGCGCTGAGCGATCTGCACAAGGGCAAGGCGATTGAGCTGGTGGTGGCGGCGCCGGTCTATACCGGCAGCCTGTTCGCCGTCTCCAGCGTCAGGCTGGGCCCGCGCGACGAGCTCGAGCCCGCCTACAACTGGCGCTGGGGCCTGCAGATCGGCGTGCCGCTGGCCACCGGCATGACGCTGGTCGTGCTGGGCGCTTTTGCCCTCAGCCTCTGGCTCAAGCGCCGCGACGAGCCCGCCTACCTGCTGTTCGCGCTGGCCTGCCTGGCCTGGCTGTTCCGCAATCTGCACTACTCGCTGGACATGCCCAGCACCAAGCTGGCGCTGGACTGGTTCTGGTGGGCCACCCATGCCTCGATGGCCTGGGTGATGCTGCTGATCTTCATGTTCGCGCTGCGTTTTGCGCATCGACGCTTTGCGCGCTTCGAGCTGGGCCTGGGTGCTTTTGTGCTGGCCAGCAGCCTGCTCTCGGTGCCGGTGATGGGGCGGCTCTATGACAGCGTGGTGGTGCTGCACCTGGCGAACGCGGTGGTGGGCGTGCTGGGCACGGCCTTCGTGGTGCGGGTGGCCTGGCGCGAGGGCAGCGCGGAGCTGCGCTGGATCTCGTTGAGCCTGATGGCCGGCCTGGTGCTGGGCCTGCACGACCTGGGCATGCTGGCGGGTTGGTGGGGCGCAGAGCATATCTATCTGATGCCCTTCTCCACGCTGATCGTGCTGGCCAGCTTTCTCTATGCGGTGCAGTGCCGCTACGTCGGCGCGTTGCGCCAGAACGAGTTTGCCAACGAGCAGCTCGCGCAGCGCCTGGTGGCGCAGGGCACGGCGCTGCAGAGCCAGCACGACCGGCTGCGCGAATCCGAGCGCCAGCAGGCCCTGCTGGTGGAGCGCCAGCGCCTCATGCAGGATATGCACGACGGCCTGGGCTCGTCCCTGCTCTCGGCCATGGTGGCGGTGGGGCAGGGCACGATGGAGCAGGACCAGGTGGTGGAGGTGCTGCGCGAATGCGTGGACGATCTGCGCCTGGTGATCGATTCGCTGGAGCCGGTGGGCCACGACCTGGTATCGCTGCTGGCCACCATGCGCTACCGCCTCGGCAAGCGCCTGCAGGCCGGCGGCCTCAAGCTCGAATGGGATGTGCACGACCTGCCCCAGCTCGACTGGCTGGAGCCGCCCGACGCCCTGCATGTGCTGCGCCTGATGCAGGAGGCGCTCAACAATGCGCTCAAGCATGCGCGCGCCACGCGCGTGCGCATCGTCACGCGCGATCTGGGCAGCAAGATCGAGATCCGCGTGGAGGACGATGGCGAGGGCTTCGACATCGAGACGGTGCAGCGCGGCCGCGGCCTGCGCGGCCTGCAGAAGCGCGCCAAGCATCTGGGCGGCAGCCTGCGGGTGGAAAGCAGCCCCGGCCATGGCACGGTGATGACGCTGCGCCTGCCGGTGAACCGCGATTCCCGCGAGCCGCTCGATGACCCGCCATCCGCATGA
- the ftsZ gene encoding cell division protein FtsZ → MAIEMIEEFDQGTQIKVIGVGGGGGNAVEHMISQGVQGVEFICANTDAQALNRSKADQLLQLGSTGLGAGAKPEMGKAAAEEAEARIREAIQGANMLFITAGMGGGTGTGAAPVIARVAKEMGILTVGVVTKPFEFEGTRRTKAADNGLAELEANVDSLIVVLNDKLLDVLGEDVTQDQAFAHANDVLKNAVGGISDIIHIPGLVNVDFEDVKTVMSEPGKAMMGTAQATGPDRANKAADAAVACPLLEGIDLSGARGVLVLIAASRANFKLSESRNAMNTIRRYAADDAHVIYGTAYDESLGDALRVTVIATGLSSQRARQQAPLQVVQQQATLRTGTDNMPVLTQPVMMGHGAPGGMATPAGNAMSGNGNDFGGMSVPSVWRHGRTAAAKVEALSSNGMDEIEIPAFLRKQAD, encoded by the coding sequence ATGGCGATCGAAATGATTGAAGAGTTTGACCAGGGCACGCAAATCAAGGTGATTGGTGTCGGCGGCGGCGGTGGCAATGCCGTCGAGCACATGATCAGCCAAGGCGTTCAGGGCGTGGAATTCATCTGCGCCAACACCGATGCCCAGGCTCTCAATCGTTCCAAGGCCGACCAGCTCCTCCAGCTCGGCTCCACCGGCCTGGGCGCGGGTGCCAAGCCCGAGATGGGCAAGGCGGCGGCCGAGGAGGCCGAGGCCCGCATCCGCGAGGCCATCCAGGGCGCCAACATGCTCTTCATCACCGCCGGCATGGGCGGTGGCACCGGCACCGGTGCCGCGCCGGTGATCGCCCGCGTGGCCAAGGAAATGGGCATCCTCACCGTCGGTGTGGTGACCAAGCCCTTCGAATTCGAGGGCACGCGCCGCACCAAGGCGGCCGACAACGGCCTGGCCGAGCTGGAAGCCAATGTCGACTCGCTGATCGTGGTGCTGAACGACAAGCTGCTGGACGTGCTGGGCGAAGACGTCACGCAGGACCAGGCCTTCGCGCATGCCAACGACGTGCTGAAGAACGCCGTCGGCGGCATCTCCGACATCATCCACATCCCCGGCCTGGTGAACGTCGACTTCGAAGACGTCAAGACGGTGATGAGCGAGCCCGGCAAGGCCATGATGGGCACGGCGCAAGCCACCGGCCCGGACCGCGCCAACAAGGCGGCCGACGCCGCCGTGGCCTGCCCGCTGCTGGAAGGCATTGACCTCTCCGGCGCGCGCGGCGTGCTGGTGCTGATCGCCGCCAGCCGTGCCAACTTCAAGCTGAGCGAGTCGCGCAATGCGATGAACACGATCCGCCGCTATGCGGCCGATGATGCCCATGTGATCTACGGCACCGCCTACGACGAAAGCCTGGGCGACGCACTGCGCGTCACCGTCATCGCCACTGGCCTGAGCTCGCAACGCGCCCGCCAGCAGGCGCCGCTGCAAGTGGTGCAGCAGCAGGCCACGCTGCGCACCGGCACCGACAATATGCCGGTGCTGACCCAGCCGGTGATGATGGGCCATGGTGCCCCCGGTGGCATGGCGACGCCCGCGGGCAATGCCATGAGCGGCAACGGCAACGACTTCGGCGGCATGAGCGTGCCCAGCGTCTGGCGCCATGGCCGCACCGCCGCGGCCAAGGTCGAAGCGCTGTCGTCCAATGGCATGGACGAAATCGAGATCCCGGCCTTCCTGCGTAAACAAGCGGATTGA
- the ftsA gene encoding cell division protein FtsA translates to MAKEYKDLVVGLDIGTAKIMAVVAEVMGNGELRIAGLGVAPSHGLKRGVVVNIDATVQSIQQALKEAEMMADCKISRVFTGITGSHIRGQNSTGMVIVRDKEVTPVDVARVVETAKAINIPNDQRLLLVEPQEFVIDGHEVKEPIGMSGGRLEVKVHIVTGAQSAAENIVKCVRRCGLEVDQLVLNPSASSLAGLTSDERDLGVALVDIGAGTTDVAIFTGGSIRHTAVIPIAGDLITSDIAMALRTPTKDAEEIKVEHGVAKQLLADPADQVEVPGLGDRAPRMLSKQALAGVIEPRVEEIFSLVHQVIRESGYEELLSSGIVLTGGASVMPGMVELAEDIFLKPVRRGNPTYNGALFDMVSNPRSATVMGLLEEARLSRTRGLKAAQQAGSVKTLFGRARDWFLGNF, encoded by the coding sequence ATGGCCAAGGAATACAAGGATTTGGTCGTTGGACTGGATATCGGCACCGCCAAGATCATGGCGGTGGTGGCCGAGGTCATGGGCAATGGCGAATTGCGCATCGCGGGCCTGGGCGTGGCGCCCTCGCATGGTTTGAAACGCGGCGTGGTGGTGAATATCGACGCCACCGTGCAGTCCATCCAGCAGGCCCTGAAAGAGGCCGAAATGATGGCCGACTGCAAGATATCTAGGGTTTTCACGGGGATTACCGGCAGCCATATCCGCGGCCAGAACTCGACCGGCATGGTGATCGTGCGCGACAAGGAGGTCACGCCGGTGGACGTGGCGCGCGTGGTGGAAACCGCCAAGGCCATCAATATCCCCAACGACCAGCGCCTGCTGCTGGTGGAACCGCAGGAATTCGTGATCGACGGCCATGAGGTGAAGGAGCCCATCGGTATGTCGGGCGGGCGCCTGGAAGTGAAGGTGCATATCGTCACCGGCGCGCAGAGCGCGGCCGAAAACATCGTCAAATGCGTGCGCCGCTGCGGCCTGGAAGTGGACCAGCTGGTGCTCAACCCGAGCGCCTCCAGCCTGGCCGGCCTGACCTCGGACGAGCGCGATCTGGGCGTGGCCCTGGTCGATATCGGCGCCGGCACCACCGACGTGGCGATCTTCACCGGCGGCTCGATCCGCCATACCGCGGTGATCCCGATCGCCGGCGACCTGATCACCAGCGATATCGCGATGGCGCTGCGCACGCCCACCAAGGATGCCGAGGAAATCAAGGTCGAGCATGGCGTGGCCAAGCAGCTGCTGGCCGACCCCGCCGATCAGGTGGAAGTGCCGGGTTTGGGCGACCGCGCCCCGCGCATGCTTTCAAAACAAGCACTTGCCGGCGTTATTGAACCCCGAGTCGAGGAAATATTCTCGCTGGTGCACCAGGTCATACGTGAATCCGGGTATGAGGAGCTGCTGTCCTCGGGGATTGTGCTGACGGGCGGCGCCTCGGTCATGCCGGGTATGGTGGAACTGGCCGAGGACATATTCCTCAAACCCGTGCGCCGCGGCAACCCGACCTATAACGGCGCGCTCTTCGACATGGTTTCGAATCCACGCTCGGCGACCGTGATGGGGCTGCTGGAAGAGGCGCGTTTGTCGCGCACCCGGGGTTTGAAAGCGGCGCAGCAGGCGGGCTCGGTGAAGACGCTGTTCGGGCGCGCGAGGGATTGGTTTCTGGGGAATTTCTAG
- a CDS encoding cell division protein FtsQ/DivIB, with the protein MRAQSPNIVTTPPDVRLMNGVAALLLLGLAAALLALALQWLVRQPVFAIRAITVEGDVARNSAASLRANALPRMSGSFLSMSLQTARHAFEAVPWVRSATVQRIWPSRLRVQLEEHQPAAYWEAKAEGADADSEATVERLLVNSFGELFQANLGDVEDEELPVLSGPANSSAHMLALWRQLQQLSKRLDDGVERLDLSGRGSWRVHLDKGAVIELGRGSDAEVLARYAQFVASINQITSRYQTPLLSADLRHGDGYAVRLRGVSTNPPAPKGGNKKS; encoded by the coding sequence ATGCGCGCCCAGAGCCCCAACATCGTCACCACGCCGCCAGACGTCCGTCTGATGAACGGCGTGGCGGCGCTGTTGCTGCTGGGCCTGGCCGCGGCCCTGCTGGCGCTGGCGCTGCAATGGCTGGTGCGCCAGCCGGTGTTCGCGATCCGTGCCATCACCGTGGAGGGCGATGTGGCGCGCAACAGCGCCGCCTCGCTGCGTGCCAACGCCCTGCCGCGCATGAGCGGCAGCTTTCTGAGCATGAGTCTGCAGACCGCCCGCCATGCCTTCGAGGCGGTGCCCTGGGTGCGCAGCGCCACCGTGCAGCGCATCTGGCCCAGCCGGCTGCGCGTGCAGCTGGAGGAGCACCAGCCCGCGGCCTACTGGGAAGCCAAGGCCGAGGGTGCCGATGCCGACAGCGAGGCGACCGTGGAGCGCCTGCTGGTGAACAGCTTCGGCGAGCTGTTTCAGGCCAATCTGGGCGATGTCGAGGACGAGGAGCTGCCGGTGCTGTCCGGCCCGGCCAACAGCTCGGCCCATATGCTGGCGCTGTGGCGGCAGCTGCAGCAGCTCAGCAAGCGGCTGGACGATGGCGTCGAGCGCCTCGACCTGTCGGGCCGCGGCTCCTGGCGCGTGCATCTGGACAAGGGTGCGGTGATCGAGCTGGGCCGCGGCAGCGATGCCGAGGTGCTGGCCCGCTACGCCCAGTTCGTCGCCAGCATCAACCAAATCACCTCGCGCTACCAAACTCCCTTGCTCTCGGCCGACCTGCGCCATGGCGACGGTTATGCGGTGCGGCTGCGCGGAGTATCAACCAACCCACCCGCGCCCAAGGGCGGAAATAAGAAAAGCTAA
- a CDS encoding D-alanine--D-alanine ligase, translating to MSLDLNIDPKALGKVAVLTGGESAEREVSLMSGAGVLQALRSQGVDAHAFDPAERGLHELKSEGFARVFIALHGRHGEDGTVQGALELLGIPYTGSGVMASSIAVDKITTKRLWIADGLPTPRYLKLRRDELSRERVRSVPDELGLPVFVKPPHEGSSIGISKAVGYSDMMDAVQLAAQYDDEILCEECIVGWELTCPVLGEGDTAVALPVIRIEAVAGNYDYQNKYFTDTTQYHIGTLPAEQEAAIRATVLAAYRSLGCRGWGRADLMLRKSDGQVFLLEMNTSPGMTSHSLVPMSAKAAGISYEQLCLWLLAQARLDGRVPDIHGSKT from the coding sequence ATGAGCTTGGATCTGAATATCGACCCCAAGGCGCTCGGCAAGGTGGCCGTGCTGACGGGCGGCGAATCCGCGGAGCGCGAGGTCTCGCTGATGTCGGGCGCGGGCGTGCTGCAGGCGCTGCGCTCGCAGGGCGTGGATGCCCACGCCTTCGACCCCGCCGAGCGCGGCCTGCACGAACTTAAGAGCGAAGGCTTTGCGCGCGTCTTCATCGCCCTGCATGGCCGCCATGGCGAGGACGGCACGGTGCAGGGCGCCTTGGAGTTGCTGGGCATTCCCTACACTGGCTCGGGCGTGATGGCCTCCAGCATCGCGGTGGACAAGATCACCACCAAGCGCCTGTGGATCGCCGACGGCCTGCCGACGCCGCGCTACCTGAAGCTGCGCCGCGATGAGCTGAGCCGCGAGCGCGTGCGCAGCGTGCCCGACGAGCTGGGCCTGCCGGTGTTCGTGAAGCCGCCGCACGAGGGTTCGTCGATCGGCATCTCCAAGGCGGTGGGCTACTCGGACATGATGGATGCGGTGCAGCTCGCCGCCCAGTACGACGACGAGATCCTCTGCGAGGAATGCATCGTGGGCTGGGAGCTGACCTGCCCGGTGCTGGGCGAGGGCGATACGGCCGTGGCGCTGCCGGTGATACGCATCGAGGCGGTGGCCGGCAACTACGACTACCAGAACAAGTACTTCACCGACACCACCCAGTACCACATCGGCACCCTGCCGGCCGAGCAGGAGGCCGCCATCCGCGCCACCGTGCTGGCGGCGTACCGCTCGCTGGGCTGCCGCGGCTGGGGCCGTGCCGATCTGATGCTGCGCAAGAGCGATGGCCAGGTGTTTCTGCTGGAGATGAACACCTCGCCCGGCATGACCTCGCACTCGCTGGTGCCGATGTCGGCCAAGGCCGCCGGCATCAGCTACGAGCAGCTGTGCCTGTGGCTGCTGGCCCAGGCGCGCCTGGACGGCCGGGTGCCCGACATTCACGGCAGCAAGACCTGA
- the murC gene encoding UDP-N-acetylmuramate--L-alanine ligase, with amino-acid sequence MKHAVKHIHFVGIGGAGMSGIAEILHNLGYTVSGSDQSASATTQRLAQLGLQIHIGHAAAHIAGAQAVVTSTAVKADNPEVIAARAARIPVVQRAVMLAELMRLKQGIAIAGTHGKTTTTSLVTTVLAEAGVDPTFVIGGKLNSAGANSALGQGDYIVVEADESDASFLNLLPVLAVVTNIDADHMDTYGHDLGRLKQAFVDFLHRMPFYGAAVLCGDDEGVRSIMPMVSRPIVSYGLGEHNQVRAVNVQALAGGQMRFTVLRRDEKGEMPALDVTLNLAGQHNVLNALAAIAVATELELPDAAMLTALAKFGGVGRRFQRYGELPAADGGRFSLIDDYGHHPVEMAAVLSAARGAFPGQRLLLAFQPHRYTRTRDCFADFVRVMGGFDAVLLTEVYAAGEAPIQGADAAALQAALPLATLVPDIAALPQAIADATRDGDVVIVMGAGTIGSVPARTVELLTTKEVRP; translated from the coding sequence ATGAAGCACGCCGTCAAGCACATTCACTTCGTGGGCATCGGTGGCGCCGGTATGAGCGGCATTGCCGAGATCCTGCACAACCTCGGCTACACCGTGTCGGGCTCGGACCAGAGCGCGAGCGCCACCACGCAGCGCCTGGCACAGCTGGGCCTGCAGATCCATATCGGCCATGCCGCCGCGCATATCGCCGGCGCACAGGCGGTGGTGACCTCCACCGCGGTGAAGGCCGACAACCCCGAGGTGATCGCCGCGCGCGCCGCGCGCATCCCGGTGGTACAGCGCGCCGTCATGCTGGCCGAACTGATGCGGCTGAAGCAGGGCATCGCGATCGCCGGCACGCATGGCAAGACGACCACCACCTCGCTGGTCACCACGGTGCTGGCCGAGGCCGGCGTGGACCCCACCTTCGTGATCGGCGGCAAGCTCAACAGCGCCGGCGCCAACTCGGCGCTGGGCCAGGGCGACTACATCGTGGTGGAGGCGGACGAGTCCGACGCCTCCTTCCTGAACCTGCTGCCGGTGCTGGCCGTCGTCACCAATATCGACGCCGACCACATGGACACCTATGGCCATGACCTCGGCCGCCTCAAGCAGGCCTTTGTCGACTTCCTGCACCGCATGCCCTTCTATGGCGCGGCGGTGCTGTGCGGCGACGACGAGGGCGTGCGCTCCATCATGCCGATGGTCTCGCGGCCTATCGTCAGCTACGGCCTGGGCGAGCACAACCAGGTGCGCGCGGTGAATGTGCAGGCCCTGGCCGGTGGGCAGATGCGCTTCACGGTGCTGCGCCGGGATGAGAAGGGGGAGATGCCGGCGCTGGACGTCACCCTGAACCTGGCCGGCCAGCACAATGTGCTGAACGCGCTGGCCGCGATCGCGGTGGCCACCGAGCTGGAGCTGCCGGATGCGGCGATGCTGACGGCGCTGGCCAAGTTCGGCGGCGTGGGCCGGCGCTTCCAGCGTTATGGAGAGCTGCCCGCCGCCGATGGCGGCCGTTTCAGCCTGATCGACGACTACGGCCACCACCCGGTGGAGATGGCGGCGGTGCTCTCGGCCGCGCGCGGTGCCTTCCCCGGTCAGCGCCTGCTGCTGGCCTTCCAGCCGCACCGCTACACCCGCACGCGCGACTGCTTTGCGGACTTCGTGCGCGTGATGGGCGGTTTTGATGCGGTGCTGCTGACCGAGGTGTATGCGGCCGGCGAGGCGCCGATTCAAGGCGCAGACGCAGCGGCATTGCAGGCTGCGCTGCCGCTGGCGACCTTGGTTCCAGACATCGCGGCGCTGCCGCAAGCAATTGCCGACGCTACCCGCGACGGCGATGTGGTGATCGTGATGGGGGCGGGCACGATCGGGTCCGTGCCGGCACGCACGGTTGAACTGTTGACCACGAAGGAGGTCCGGCCATGA
- the murG gene encoding undecaprenyldiphospho-muramoylpentapeptide beta-N-acetylglucosaminyltransferase: protein MSTRHLVIMAAGTGGHIIPGLAVAEEMKRRGWSVSWMGTETGMENKLVPAAGLPLDRLAFAGMRGKGFAHALTGLFKFARAFVQARTVFGTRSADAVLGMGGYVCLPGGLMAWLMRKPLMLVNADAAMLLSNRGLKAFARRIAFGFDGAAAASTPKAVVTGNPVRAEIEAIADPAQRFAGRTGPLRVLVVGGSLGARAINEVLPKALALWPAEQRPSVTHQTGAANFSSVQAAYQAAGIALDERAELLPFIDDMATRLADCDLIIGRAGAVTVSELCAAGVPALLVPLVVSTTSHQRDNARFMAQHEAALHLPQQELTPAKLHELLSGLSREGLLAMAQRARALARPRAASRVADELESLVKPS, encoded by the coding sequence ATGAGCACGCGCCACCTCGTCATCATGGCGGCCGGCACCGGCGGCCACATCATCCCGGGCCTGGCGGTGGCCGAGGAGATGAAGCGCCGCGGCTGGAGCGTGAGCTGGATGGGCACCGAGACCGGCATGGAGAACAAGCTGGTGCCGGCCGCCGGCCTGCCGCTGGACCGCCTGGCCTTCGCCGGCATGCGCGGCAAGGGCTTCGCGCATGCCCTCACGGGCCTGTTCAAGTTCGCGCGCGCCTTTGTGCAGGCGCGCACCGTGTTCGGCACGCGCAGCGCCGACGCGGTGCTGGGCATGGGCGGCTATGTCTGCCTGCCCGGCGGCCTGATGGCCTGGCTGATGCGCAAGCCGCTGATGCTGGTGAATGCCGACGCGGCCATGCTGCTCTCCAACCGCGGGCTCAAGGCCTTTGCGCGCCGCATCGCCTTCGGTTTTGACGGCGCCGCCGCGGCCTCCACGCCCAAGGCGGTGGTCACCGGCAATCCGGTGCGCGCCGAGATCGAGGCGATCGCCGATCCGGCCCAGCGCTTTGCCGGCCGCACCGGCCCCTTGCGCGTGCTGGTGGTGGGCGGCTCGCTGGGCGCGCGCGCCATCAACGAGGTGCTGCCCAAGGCGCTGGCACTGTGGCCCGCCGAGCAACGCCCCAGCGTCACGCACCAGACCGGCGCCGCCAATTTCTCCAGCGTGCAGGCGGCCTACCAGGCCGCTGGCATTGCCTTGGATGAAAGGGCGGAGCTGCTGCCCTTCATCGACGACATGGCCACGCGGCTGGCGGACTGCGACCTCATCATCGGCCGCGCCGGCGCGGTCACGGTGAGCGAACTCTGCGCCGCCGGCGTGCCGGCGCTGCTGGTGCCGCTGGTGGTGTCGACCACCTCGCACCAGCGCGACAACGCCCGCTTCATGGCCCAGCACGAGGCGGCCCTGCATCTGCCGCAGCAGGAGCTGACGCCGGCCAAGCTGCATGAATTGCTGAGCGGCCTGAGCCGCGAGGGCTTGCTGGCGATGGCGCAGCGCGCGCGCGCGCTGGCCCGCCCGCGTGCGGCCTCGCGTGTGGCCGACGAACTCGAATCCCTGGTGAAGCCCTCATGA